A segment of the Zingiber officinale cultivar Zhangliang chromosome 8B, Zo_v1.1, whole genome shotgun sequence genome:
aggtgcttccgctcggccacctgacgcagatgttgcttgttgctcaggccgctcggctgctgctttctgtttttgctccacaagtttggcggccctcatctcgaccagagcgtcgagttcttctgttgaaagcgccaccgtgtgttgtcgtccagcctcatccatcgttcttgttcggatgcaggtgcgttcccacagacggcgccaatttgatcctgtccgaaccaggagtcaacggacactgggcacgcggcgctccctgctggatcctcgagtgctccggcgaacctgcagcaaaaatCGAGccaggaggggtgtcccggcgacgtccctccgacgctcaagtcaggcgaggaataacaaaaaggtggcctcaagatgaagacttgcgtatctccggtgaagaaatggagaccttatatagacctctcgaaggagcctgggcgcgccaatcaaagcaatcacctgctttcgaccatgcccaggtaagggtctgtcagaaggatcatgtccaggtatgggtctgtcagaaagacgctcataaggccataccgccactgtatcaacctctccatgatgtgacggcgagatcctccatcgtacactcttgtgtacggcgtaatcatcaAACATACCCTTGCTGACaccccatatcctgagccgaacgaataggtcgCTCGGCTAACCTTCATACCCTCGCCCTTAGCCTGGCTGAACGGACCACCCACTCggaccttcggtcccagccgggcagacgccccgatcggccattcggttctcctgccttggcgtcggaaaacCCGGTccatgactgggttatctttagttccgctcggacctactcagctgctcggcgcggccattaaccgcttagtcagccctccatctgtcctcaagctgagacccttcaggaagtggatcccccattcttaccgccggatcagtaaGGGTGACTATAACTTTAGGATCCGAATTATACTTAACCAAGATTGACTCGTGTGCTAGCACGACCTGCTCACGTTGAATGATTTACCCAAGTAATAAATAAACATTTTATCACCTGAATCTCTTTTTATAACCTGCCTAAGATTGTAAAAGaagcattaatataaaattaatggcAATTTTGTAACGTCTCAATATTAATgatgacattaaactcattaatggtgacttcgtaacgtctcgacattaatgacattattaaattcattaataatgatttcataacatctcgacattaatgaagacattaaatccATTAATAACGACATTAAATCCAGTATTAAATGActataatttgatcatttattgcaggTAAGGTGagaactcctatataaggagactgGATCTTAAGTAAAACAAGAGAAAGAACGAGAgcaaaagcaaaagcaaaagGGTTCCTCCACCATCGttccctaattttttttttctttcagtcGTGCATCCATTCGACTAAACTACTTGTAATAGCATTCGGGTGTATTCTCAGTTTCCCATGAATAACCATTGTTTGATTTTGCCGTTGTATCCTCGGAAACATACGACCTAAGAGAATCTCGAAGCACAGCCagaggtgggacgaatctgtttcaagaaaaccGCATTGAACGCAAGTTTTGGTATCTTAGTTAGTGAATTTTCTTCCTGATTCGGCGATCGACTCCCGATTCTACTACGCACCGCATCAACTCTATAACTCGAACCACCGAAAGCTTGGCAGAACTAGCCCTGCTGGCAGCATGAGATTATCCACTTAGGTCATCTcaacagataagttagaattgattttgtataatttcaattctataatttttccaaTATCTCCGGTAATAGATTGTCCAacacaatatttttaaaatcattttttactaACTTGACGTGGATAGCGGATCTGACCAGTCCTATGTGGCCAGTGACGAACACCTTTGTCGTGGTGTCGGAGAGGAAAGAGGGGATCACCTCCGCTGCATCTGCTAATTATGCACCCATGACAACAAGCCGGGGAGTAAACAAGTGGAAATCGCTAGAGTCTAGCGGCGTCGGTGGAGATCAGATCTCCTGGTTCACAAAAAAGTGGATCAGGAGATGAACCACTCGTAATTACGATCGGATCGTGGCTAGGATATGATAGCAATTAATTGCGATCTCTTCCTGGGTTCACCATCCTCCCCATGTTATAGTTTGGATCGGGATGGGTGGTCGGATGCCGTCAAAAGTGGGCAAATGGCTAGGTTGTCGGGCGCTGAGCGAGGGGCGGTCTACGGTCGCTTGCTCCAACCCAAACTATACCCTGGTAGGGATGGTGAATCCAGGTGAtcttgtccggaatctgagtcagacggaccgccgggtgaggtgacgagaatgttgaccgagtcgcgaTATCCCGGAGGGGGGGTATGCTGatatgacttctatgttgacaaagtcttcagaagtcctttGGTTAACGCTACctacagccagcgaccgggtcccTCCGGTCCCTGGTACTCCGAGGtttgaggcagatccaacgaatatatgagtagcatgctaataatataataatgaaataaataaggGGTGAGTACGGAGAACGTACCCTGACCTagggggcaccctcggatgggaCACTGCTCGAGTTATCGTGACCTGGAGGGGTAGACGAATGCGCCGGACGAGGAGTTGGATCTGACGACGCGAAGCCGAACGCGGTGGCGCGAAACCGGATGCGATCTCGGCACGTAGGCTGGGATAAgatatcggcacgcaggccgggataagaCATCAGCACGCAGGCCAGGATATAATGATGGCACGGATGCCGAAACATGATATCGGCACGCAGATCCAGATATTGCACACAACCCAGGATTTAATACATAGGTCGGACAATGCAAAGACTGAAACATAGCCACAGCTCGAGGGTCAAAACACAACCATGACACAGAGCCAGAACAACGATGGCCCGAGGGTCTGATCAGCACTGAAAACATACGTCAACATGGATCGAATATCGAATCAGTGTAGGCGATGTATGACCCCGAGGATCGAAGGCGCGACGGTGGGGGGACGGTTGCGGCTTAGAGCAGATTTTGCGCTGCCCTGGTCGACGGAGCAACGGATGTCGGTAAGGAGGGATAGGGAGCGGAGCGGGGCTGCTGGATACAATGGTGGCTCGGCAGTAGACATTGTCGCCAATGTCGGGCATGCGGAGAGGAGGAGCTGCACTGGTCGTAGTGTAGAGAGGAGCCCCGGCGATGACCGTGGGAGGTGGTGCTCGGCGACAGCGTGCGTGGCTGCGGCTGGGCCAGAGGCGACGCGATGGCAGAGGCGTGGTCGTGGAGAAGGCTGCTTAGAGGAGTTGCGACGAATCTGTCCGACGCCGACGTCgcgaagagaaggaggaagtggAGAGGCGGTCGTCgtaaggagaaggagaaggagcagTGGCGAGCGGCAGCGAAGAGCGgagcgtgaggaagaggggaggGGCAGTAGCCGGTCCGCAGCGGCGACacgcgaggaggaggagagggggacgGCTCTGAGGCGGCTCCGACGAGAAGAAGAGGGACGGCTCTGAGGCATCTCcggcgagaggagaggagagagtgAGAACAGAGGGAGGATGTCTCCGAGGCGGCTCCGGCGAGAGGAAGAGGGACGACTTTGAGGCAGCTCCGGCAAGAAGAGAGGAGAGAGTGGGAGAACAGAGGGAGGATGGCTCCGAGGCGGCTTCGGCAAGAAGCGCTTGGAGGCGGCGAGGTCAATCCAGTGGTGGCATCGTCTTCCGGCGTGTGATGGTGGCATGGAGAGGAGAAAGGGGAGAAGGGGAAGTCGTCGCGCTCGCGTGAGGCCTAGTGAGTGAGAGCAAGGAGCGGCCGACATCAGACGTTACCGGCGTTGGACGTCGCCGGCGTCGTAGACCGCAGAGGTGGATCCTTCTCCCTGGTCTTCATGGCGGCGGACAAACTCTACAAACCAAACCCCTTGCTACAGTgtctccttttcccttttaaagCCCTACCCTACGAAAAGACTGAAATGTCCTCTTTTCTCCCCCTAATTTCTTCTCTACCCCTCAACCTATATCCATATCATCAGGGAAGGATCATAACTAATTACGATCGGATCACGACCATGATCCGAATGTAATTATGAGTAATTCATCTTTTAGTccacttttttttttatgaacaAGAAGATATGCCACCACGTGGGTGACGGGGGAGGGAATCGAGCAGCGGTTTGGAATTTAACAAAGGGTGAGACTTGAGGGTTGGGGAAAGGTCATATGAGTGGCACGCTACGAGGCGAAGActaattaagataaaaaaaaaaaaaaaaaagctaagtcatcaaatattttatttaagaaTATCTTTAACAACTTTAGATGTGATCAATTTGGTCGCTCATCTATAATGTCAGTATTTTTTAGGCTCATTTTTACTAGAGGAAAATTTTATATAGTTCATATTCGAATCTCAGATGACTTGATTATTCATTTGAAAGTGTAATGCTCTATGGACATATATCTTCCAAATATAGAATGATTTTAATCAATTTATAGTAGAAGTTACTTAATATGTGATATCATCCTATTAGCGGTCTTATCACGTCTCATGCTATTGAGAAGGAATTTAATAGGAACATAAATTGCAAGTGCAACTATTATGTAGTTGttacaattatttttaaatgattttaataattttataataattttgatgaactttaaaaagtttgattaagttgataaagaatattttgatataataatattatgagtttatgatttaagattttaaaatttaagatttagttataattatttttaattgattttgacTAATTTAAAACGATTCGGATGAAATTTAAGTAATTTATAAAGAGTATTTGGGTACAATAGTGATTTGTatgtattaatttaattaaagtgaaataattaattttttatattttagtttcTACATGTTAATTGTTAAATAATTGTAATTAAActctaaatataattttgaatattattatattataatattattaatttaaaatttaaaatttattaaaattattttaaattaattaaaattatttaaaataattataatctaTTTAGCAGTTTCTATGAGTGGTAATCATTTGTAATATTCTTGGAATAAAATATTTGATGGGTGTcttcttattgttaaaaaaatcACGCTCTTGATAATTTGTATGAATCGAGATGTACTGATTTTTGtccaattaatttttattttttaatattatgatTAAACTTGGAGAAGACGCCTAAGCAAGTAAACAGCCATGTGGACAAGTGGGGATTAATTGAAGGGTGGGCAAAGCGAAGTGGAGCTGCACGTTACTCAATATGTAAATCCACCCCAATAAGATCTGAAAGCCAGCTGCAATAAATGGGCCATTTGGATCTAAAGAGCCATTCGACAGCCCATCCTACCAACTCGTGAAATTCCAAAGGCTTCATTGCAAAATCTGCGTCCAAgttttaaaaaacaatttaatcatttaaaaaaaaatgaatgaccCTTAGGACATCCATAGCGTGAAATCTTTCCATGAACTCCTTCATTATCACATCTATATCAtctaaaaggaaaaaaatctcACACATCTcttcactataaaaaaaaaaatccttaaacAACTCCTCCATAAGTCTCATACTTttcattttatatatttttctcacCTTTCTATTATTCtacattatatataattaaattttaataaaatttaaatttataaattgttaatttgaaataatattaataattaaaaaaatatataaatattactGTACATGTATagcaattaataaattattttttattgatcATAACCATAGCATAGCCAGATATACTCAACTAAGTCAGCTAGAAGTTGATGATACAATTGATTATCACGTAGTCTATATTTTCTTCGGaggtattcttgaaattcatggGTAGAACTTTGAAATATTTATGATAGAAGATCTTCTTTATCATCCGATCAATTGACTACTGCATCTTTCTCATTTTAAATAATCTTGTTATGCAAAATAATGTGGCATGTATACATAATGTCCTTCAAATTATCCTTATACCAAAATCATCATTCAAATTATCCTTATACCAAAATCATCCTGGAACTCTGATCATTGCCCATCGAGATTGAAGCACCTCAAATGCCCGTTCAACATCCTTTTCTCACGGTCTCTTGTCGTTCCTTAAACATTTTTTCTTTTGGGATCCTGGAAGCATGGAAAGCTTTTGACGAAAGTAGCTTATTCTGGATAAATCTCATCCGTCCTTTTGTATATTATGTATTGTTAACTATAAAATTAACCTCGAGTGTGTTTCTTATATGACGTTGTTGAATAAAGGTGATTTGTTAAGCACGTTGATATTATTACACGACCCTACAATCCAAAAAGGGCATGCGATACATAAGTCCGCAAATGTGACTGGTTTAAGCACAATTGTTGGGACACCATGATCTCCCCTGAGTAAGCTGGTATTTCCAAGTGACGGGGCAATTTTTCTATTGTCAATGCATACAATTAAGACTACCCAACATGCCGGGGAAGTCATGTCTCTGCTCATTCATTTCAAGCAAGTGTTGGACATTAGTAGCATTAGGTCTTCTCAAATACTAGGCCCTGAACACTTCAATTACACATCGACAGAAGTTTAATAAACATTGGATGATAGTTATTTTAGTAATTCATAGGTACTCATCATAATGATCAGTAGAGACTCCATACGCCAATTGACGGATAGCCGTCGTGCATTTCTGAAGTGGcgataaatattttttcttttgcaTCGATCTTCTATTGAAAATATTCTGAATATTTTTTTAAGGCATCAACTATATGAAGAAATTACTCTCTTTGTATTCAGAATCAACGTCGGAATATATCATCAGGATATATTTGCTCATCAGATAAGTAATCATTAAAAAGATGAGTGTGTCCGACTCACGATCCCGATTCAAATATCTTCTCCTCTGTGTTCTATTAGAAGAACTTTTAGCTCTTTGATGTACTGTTTGTTGCTGCTCATATAGCCGGAACATTCTTTATTCATCTATATCTTCCGTATTTTCCATCAATTCATTTCTTCAAAATTCATGAAACATAGATCGATCTAGATTTTCAGCTATTTGAAATAAAACAAGATATTTTCATGATTGAAAGAAATAGAGGATTAATAAAATGATAACAAGAATGAAAAGGTAAGAGAATATATttatagataattttttaaataaaaattaaaaattaattgttgAACAATCGCTAAACTAATAAAAATTAACGTTtcctattttttaatatttttatttttaaacaaaaataaaaaatataaaaaaaaaacaaaatgaacAATCGGCTCCTCATAATTAGAAGCTCCCTCCTACTATGAGGGAGCTCCTTTGGTGAATCCACACCATAGTGGGAGCTCCTTCTCTTAGGgtatttatagttatagttatgGAATCTCTCCATAAATTTCTTCATTGCCACATTATTGTCATATTGAAAGTGAAAACTTTATAGATATCTCCACTATTAAACAAAAATCAGTTAACAACTCTTTAATTGATCCCACAATTTTCATTATATATTTCTCATCTCTCCTTTCTATTTTacattatatataattattttttttataaaatttaaattcataaatattataaaatttaaattcataaatttttataaaaattttataatattccCTCCTTCCTATTTCtgatattttttgtttttatatttaattttaaaaataacatctaattaatttttattaataatacttaattaattttttaattaacttaatttaatttttaactagATCTAAGATATATGTTAGTTCAATAATCATCCaaataggggtgtaatcgagcctaGCTAAGTCGAacttttgaatatttgaatttgactcgtttataatcgagctgagttcgagctttatttaacaaatatattcataattgacAAGCTTATTCGAacctaaacgagtttaataaatataaattataatttaaatattcattaaaatttaaattataatattcttattaaaatttaaaattttattttaataaataaatttaatatatttgtctatatattgtataaatagaatgtaaaatctataaatttaatatcaaaattattatttttttatttaaaaattgattcatgagaTTAACGAAAATATTCACGAGTTAATGAATCGAATATTATGAAATTTGaacttgatttatttatcttaattaacctaattaaacgagttcaaatgaacttttatcgaatcgaattTTGAATAATTCTGGAATGATTTAGCTATCTATTATCGAATCGTATTTCGAATAATTCATATATTTAGCTCAGTATCTACATaaagaggagaaaagaaaattaatggAAGCACATGCATGGCCTTGTCCTGTTGCTCGATATACCCCCCATGTCTTCTTCTTATCTTGAACGGTCTGATCCTTTTTTAGTCTTCCCACGTACTACATTAAATGAGGTTTTAAGAGCTGAGTTGGCTTGGCTTCAAGGACATTCTTTGGTTGCTGTTGCCAAGTCTTCGATGACGCTGGACCACCAGGGTTTCATCTTTTCTTGGTACGTCTCTGCTCCATGATGAGCTCAGTCAAGGTGACAGAAGTGGCAGCACTTGAAGTTTTGATCCAAACTTTAAGCTGCAGCCTCTGCAGACGCCATCAATGGCTTAGAACATACTAGTGCAGACAATGCCAACGCTTCACATTTAAGCAGTCACATGGTGGGACGCAGCATCTCAGCAAAATGAGTGAGAAAAGATTGACGAATTCATGAAAGATATCAATCAAACAAAAGAAGAAGTAGGGAAAAAAAATGATGTCAGATAACCTTTCATAACTGTTCTTGAGCATGATCAAAACATATGGCTGTGTTGATCTTCTACAAAGCTATGCCTATCGATGACCGCCACTGATATGTACATCATTCAGGTTTCTACTGTTTCACTAATTGTCGTTGGCACCATCAAATGCAACGGTGATCGTCGTCGGCAGCCAGTTCCCGGTGCTGTTTTTAGGTCTTTGTGCCGGTCGGTCTCCTTTTATAGTGGATAGCCGGACGACTACGACTCCGGCATCCATTTTTGAGTTATTTCTCAGTTGCTTAAAGCTAGGGACCAACACCCTCTCAGCCCAGTCCTCAAAATCTGTTCCCTCAAGCCATAAGCCGGCAATGATCCGATCGAGAGCGTCGTCGTCGATTCTTAGCGCACTTCCTTTGCCCATTATGGCAGCAAACTTCACTGAAGTGGACTGCAGTACATTTCTTCTTAGCAAGCCGAAGTCTACCGGTTTGAATGTTATCGTTTCGTCGACTAAACCGAGCAATTCTGAGATTGACAACCTGCAGCCCTTATCGCATTCATGCTCAGCGGTGAGGTCACTGGAATTCCGGGATCCCTCCCCGCCCTCAGCATCTATTCCCATGGGTAAATTCAAATTTAGTGAAAGGTTGCCGCTGACCAAAGATTCCTTTCGATGCTTAACGCATTGATCATCCTCGCGAAGCCAATCGGGACGACGCTTCGCAAGCTTGTCCCCGATCGAGAGCTCCAATCCCACCCCATAGTAAGCTGAATCCAATACCTTCTCCTCATGCTGAAGGAGGGAATCATATGAGCTCTTGAGATCTTCTGAAACCCAATCTGTGGTCAGGACAAAGATGACGCTGCCTAAGCTAACTTCCCGGCCATGTGAATCGAGTAACCTGCCCCTCTCTATCCCCTGCCTAATTTTACCTTGAAATACCATGTCGGCTCGATCGATGTCCTCTAACATAATCACTGAAAACGGGCTCCGGCAAACTGCTTCTACGATTCGGTCCATAGGTGTTCTTCCCCGGTAGTGATAAGTAGACTCTTCGTAATCGCCTTCCGTGCAAGAAGAATGACCAAATGTAATGAATGTCGGTCCAGTCCCAAATATCAGTTCCGATAGAGCGCTTGCCATCTTCCGCTTTCCGACTTTGTCGTGCCCAATAAGAAGAAGCCAAATATCACCTTTAGTCCCAGCTTTCCGGCGTCTTCCATTGCCGGATTTGCATTGCAATACAGCAGTAGCCACAGCCAATGCTGCTTCATGCTGGCAACTTACTTTATCTGCAAGCCCCTTGAATAGCCTCTTGAATGTATCGATATCGGAAATGCTAGAAACTTTAGGTCTCTGCTCATCAAAGAAAGTATCTTGAATACACTTGCGGGAATCAGTGTTGGCCATGAATGAATTGGAGAGCTTGGAGTTGCCAAGGACAAGATCAGTCCTCACCAGAGCAGAGGAGGGAGGGGAAGTAGGCTGTGCAGTCGTGCTCTGAGATAGTGTTAACTGGAGCTTATTCATACTCTGAGCAGTAGGATGTAGGCTGGAACAAGTCGCACTCCATCTCTTCAATAGCTCCTCGGTGCTCTCTTTCAGTTGTTGTTGCTCTTCCTCAGGCTACAGAGAGTGCAACACCCACATTGTTAATCTTAAAGAAGTAAGATGATCTTACGCGACAATGCATGAGCAATACGATATCAGTTAAACCTGACCACACCTCGAGAAGGGAAGATGATGGCTTAGTGGAGTTGCTTCCATTGTCAAGCATTGCAAGCTGAAGCCACTGAGGCATTGCCTCTGCTTTAGTTGAGGGCTTGTTGAACTCCTTGCAGCCAAGAGTAGCTAATTCATGTTGATAGCTTGCTGAACATAGAGGACAGAGGGCTGTGCTTTGCGAAGGGTTTGCGATCTCGGATGGTTCTTTCGAGGCGACAGTACTGCCAGTGCAGTTCATAGGTGCTAATCTCTTCAGACTGTTGCTAAGGATACCAGTGCCTCCAATCCTATACATTGAAAGGAAAGAAACATAATCTTCAAAAACAAGATCTATCACTTCTGAAAGGCGAAAAAAGCAAAAAGTATTTTTTCATTGATTCTAAAAAATTTGAACAAGTGAACTCGTCAAGGGGAAACACTTTTGAATTCCAGTACTGctctgtttttcttttccttcgttaAAAGTGAAGCATTAAAAGAAGTTCCTCCATGTAAGgttgtgttcaagcttatttgacaagATTTTGTAATGATTGTTTAAggttgatttgatttattttttaccaGCTTGAACTTGTTTAAAGTTTTACTTAACTTGGTTatgttatcgagctcttaatTTAAGTATGACTTGAATTTGGTTCGAGCTTGATTAGTTTAAATGATATTGGGctctcaattcaaatttatttgattgtttaaaaattttaattattttgattatttattgattttaataattaaaatttatttatttattttattgtttattacaGCCCTACCTCCGTGAAACAAGATGAAACTTTCTGGTTAAATTTCTTTCCTAGAAGAATAGTCCTCCTTCATCAATGAATTTCCAGATATAGCAAACATGAAAATTAATGGCTATCCCATGCACGCGCGCAGAAATTGAGCAGAGGGGGGAAAAAAAATCTCACCTTGGGAACGTATTGGTGATGGAAGAACTTGGCGCTATCGGCACCGCCTGGAGATCCCAATCGTTCTCCATGGTTGGGTGGTGTATTTGGCACCGGAGGTAGGTTTCACACGACGCAGTCCCGATCAACCACACTTGATCGCCTTTCTGGAACGTTTTCAAGAGCTTTCCAATCTCCTCGGTCAATGACCGGCTGGCATCGGAGAAGCCATGGCTCTCCCCTAGCCATTTGAGGTCTCCCAGATGGATGATCACTCCACTTTGGCCGCCGATCATGGAATCGATCGAGCTGCTGAGCTCTCTAATGATTTGAGAAAGATTGCGTGGGGAGGCCGTGGCGATTTCCTTTGGAAAGAGAAGGACTTGGGCGTTGAGCAGGTGCGGCGGCGCGTCTCCGGAGCGAATCCTCTGCAACACTTCTCTCATCACGACGTCGGCGTTGGAGTCTCCAACTAGGATTGGATTTCGATTCTTGAGTCGGGAGAGGACATCCAGTACCCGCGTTACTTCCTCCGTGCGGACCTGTTCGCCGTTGCTGTGGTGCTGGTACAGGCGAGGGTTTATGTAGAGGCTGTGGCAGGGGGGAGCTCGGTTGGTTAGACTTAGTCCGGTTATGATACGAGAGGCGGCGGGAGAAGTGCCAGTGGCAAAGGAAGCGATGGATCGGGCGGAAGCAGTGGTCGTGGTAGAGGCGGATGATGGGAGAGATTGCTCGATAGCGATCTTGACGGCGACAGAGGAGAAGCTGGCCTCTCGCATGACGCGACTGACAGAGGGGTCGTCGAGTATCGATATGAGGAGCTGCTCCAGCTCGACCTTGACAGCGAGGAGCGGCTGCTGCTGTTGTTCGGGACACCCGCGGCGCTGGTTTGCCTGCGCGCGCTTGAGCGCCGCCATGAGCGCGTTGGAGATGGGCGGCTCGACGCCGGCTCCCCCGCCTGGAAGGCGGTCCAGGGCGACGGAGAAACAGAGTTCGAGGGCCCGGCACTGCAGCGGGTGGGAAGACTGCGGGTGGGAGCGGACGCACGCCTGGCGGAGCAGCCCGGAGGGCGTGGCCAGGAGAGTGGCGGCGACGTGGAGGGGCGTCGTCTGCCCGTGGCTCCGCCTAGCCGCCTCCGAGATGGATCGCGTCAGAACGCTCGCGGCCTCCGGCGTCAGCGTCTGCTGGATCGTACTCAATCCCGTCCTCATCTTGCTTTGCTCCTCTTTTCTAACCGATCAAGCATCACAAACTCTTCTTCTCCCCGCAAAAATCTCACTTTTATCAACCCAAAAGCACCACTTTTCCTCTTCTCGTGGCCGGATTGATCTTTATTGATAAAAAAGAAATCCACCTGGTGAAGAACTTTCATCAGAAAAAAGAATTCCTCTCACCAAAACAAGCCACCACTGTACCACAGCAGCTGATACAaaagcaattaaaaaaaaaaccaacaaACACCACCTCGCAAGAACAGAGGAACGGAGAGAGATTAAAGAAAGGAAGGAAAAGGCAAGGtccaattttaatctttcctccccagaggaggtggagcaacgaTGGAGGATGGAGGATGGAGGATGGAGGATGGAGGAGGAGGCGAACAGAATCTTCTGCTCTGTGAAGGTATCAAGGGAGAGAAAAGATAGGCTTTTGAGGCGGAGATTAGAGTTGGCTTCTCCCAGGACAAAACAAAAACAACTGCCTTTTTCTCCTCAGACTTCAGCCCCTCTGCTTGATAAAGTAGCGCCcatgtctctctctctctcccttttcCTCCTGATGAATTGCTTCCTTTCAATTCAATCTGGTTTTGTTCGTTTCGTCTTGAGTTCTTGTCTTCTTTTGAGTTGGTTTATTTATTCGCAGGATTGGATATTTGGATGGTATGGTTTCTTTCTCCCCCCCATTCCTCTTTTTCTCGCCATCTTCTCCCACGACTTCTGAAATTTATCATCGATCGCCATCGCTCAGCGAACTGGATCGATCTCGGCAATTGTTACTCGTTTCCACCTAATTTTGTCCCGTGAATAATCAATCGAGCAGTTGAGTTGCAGCATTCAAGCGACTGTTGCCGAATAATAATTTTCTCCCCTTCTTTTGAGGGCCGGCAGAGCAAGCGCAAGGAAATCATCACCGCCATTATTATTCCTCCCCTCGCAGTTCCTACAACGCGCCATGCAATGACACGCCCGCACGCGCtgctctctttctctttctctttcaccGCTCTCTCCGCCGTAGCTTTTACGTGTTCATCAAGTGAGTGGTTTGGCAGATAAAGCTCGCAGTGGAGTTACGTGCAACGCCAAAAAGCGCTTTCGAATTCTTTATTAGCAGCtaggtaatatatatat
Coding sequences within it:
- the LOC122014992 gene encoding protein SMAX1-like isoform X1, translating into MRTGLSTIQQTLTPEAASVLTRSISEAARRSHGQTTPLHVAATLLATPSGLLRQACVRSHPQSSHPLQCRALELCFSVALDRLPGGGAGVEPPISNALMAALKRAQANQRRGCPEQQQQPLLAVKVELEQLLISILDDPSVSRVMREASFSSVAVKIAIEQSLPSSASTTTTASARSIASFATGTSPAASRIITGLSLTNRAPPCHSLYINPRLYQHHSNGEQVRTEEVTRVLDVLSRLKNRNPILVGDSNADVVMREVLQRIRSGDAPPHLLNAQVLLFPKEIATASPRNLSQIIRELSSSIDSMIGGQSGVIIHLGDLKWLGESHGFSDASRSLTEEIGKLLKTFQKGDQVWLIGTASCETYLRCQIHHPTMENDWDLQAVPIAPSSSITNTFPRIGGTGILSNSLKRLAPMNCTGSTVASKEPSEIANPSQSTALCPLCSASYQHELATLGCKEFNKPSTKAEAMPQWLQLAMLDNGSNSTKPSSSLLEPEEEQQQLKESTEELLKRWSATCSSLHPTAQSMNKLQLTLSQSTTAQPTSPPSSALVRTDLVLGNSKLSNSFMANTDSRKCIQDTFFDEQRPKVSSISDIDTFKRLFKGLADKVSCQHEAALAVATAVLQCKSGNGRRRKAGTKGDIWLLLIGHDKVGKRKMASALSELIFGTGPTFITFGHSSCTEGDYEESTYHYRGRTPMDRIVEAVCRSPFSVIMLEDIDRADMVFQGKIRQGIERGRLLDSHGREVSLGSVIFVLTTDWVSEDLKSSYDSLLQHEEKVLDSAYYGVGLELSIGDKLAKRRPDWLREDDQCVKHRKESLVSGNLSLNLNLPMGIDAEGGEGSRNSSDLTAEHECDKGCRLSISELLGLVDETITFKPVDFGLLRRNVLQSTSVKFAAIMGKGSALRIDDDALDRIIAGLWLEGTDFEDWAERVLVPSFKQLRNNSKMDAGVVVVRLSTIKGDRPAQRPKNSTGNWLPTTITVAFDGANDN
- the LOC122014992 gene encoding protein SMAX1-like isoform X2, translated to MRTGLSTIQQTLTPEAASVLTRSISEAARRSHGQTTPLHVAATLLATPSGLLRQACVRSHPQSSHPLQCRALELCFSVALDRLPGGGAGVEPPISNALMAALKRAQANQRRGCPEQQQQPLLAVKVELEQLLISILDDPSVSRVMREASFSSVAVKIAIEQSLPSSASTTTTASARSIASFATGTSPAASRIITGLSLTNRAPPCHSLYINPRLYQHHSNGEQVRTEEVTRVLDVLSRLKNRNPILVGDSNADVVMREVLQRIRSGDAPPHLLNAQVLLFPKEIATASPRNLSQIIRELSSSIDSMIGGQSGVIIHLGDLKWLGESHGFSDASRSLTEEIGKLLKTFQKGDQVWLIGTASCETYLRCQIHHPTMENDWDLQAVPIAPSSSITNTFPRIGGTGILSNSLKRLAPMNCTGSTVASKEPSEIANPSQSTALCPLCSASYQHELATLGCKEFNKPSTKAEAMPQWLQLAMLDNGSNSTKPSSSLLEPEEEQQQLKESTEELLKRWSATCSSLHPTAQSMNKLQLTLSQSTTAQPTSPPSSALRPKVSSISDIDTFKRLFKGLADKVSCQHEAALAVATAVLQCKSGNGRRRKAGTKGDIWLLLIGHDKVGKRKMASALSELIFGTGPTFITFGHSSCTEGDYEESTYHYRGRTPMDRIVEAVCRSPFSVIMLEDIDRADMVFQGKIRQGIERGRLLDSHGREVSLGSVIFVLTTDWVSEDLKSSYDSLLQHEEKVLDSAYYGVGLELSIGDKLAKRRPDWLREDDQCVKHRKESLVSGNLSLNLNLPMGIDAEGGEGSRNSSDLTAEHECDKGCRLSISELLGLVDETITFKPVDFGLLRRNVLQSTSVKFAAIMGKGSALRIDDDALDRIIAGLWLEGTDFEDWAERVLVPSFKQLRNNSKMDAGVVVVRLSTIKGDRPAQRPKNSTGNWLPTTITVAFDGANDN